The genomic region TTATTGGTACTGACTCGCAGGGGATCGTCCATGAAGTTGAAGATGACATGTTAGTCAGCTTCACCTTAGCGACGCTGCCGGATGTATCGGTCCATGCGTTTCATGTTGAGACGGAAGAATTGCCGGACTTAGACGGTTCTCCGAACGCTTGGGTGGATTTGATTGGGGTGTCGCCGGCGAGTGAGCCTCAGTTTGTCGTGTTTGTTGATCCAATGTCGGAAGGGATTAATGATTTCTTGGCGGGTTTAGACTACGCTTATCCCCGGTTGCCCAAGGTCGGGGGACTAGCCAGCTCTGGCTTTGGTTCAACCAAGAATGGACTGTTTTGTGGCGATCGATTCCATCGCTCTGGGGCGGTGGGCATCGCCTTGAGCGGCAATATTGTGTTGGATACGATCGTGGCACAGGGCTGTCGGCCGGTGGGTCCCCCCTACTGGGTGACGGAAAGTGAGCGGAATGTGATTCTGGGTCTGCGGACCGATGGTGAAACCGAGCAAGCGGAACAGCCACCGTTAGAAATGCTGCGGGATATGGTGTCTGAGTTAGATGAAGCGGATCAAGAGCTGGCGAAAGATGCGCTCTTTGTCGGAATTGCCCAGAATTCGTTTAAGCAAATTTTGGAGCCGGGTGATTTTTTAGTTCGGAATCTGTTGGGCTTTGACCCGCGCCAAGGGGCGTTAGCGATCGGCGATCGGGTTCGCGCGGGCCAACGCATTCAGTTTCACCTACGCGATGCCGCAGCGTCGGCGGAAGATCTAGAAGTCTTGATGCAACGCTATCGCAAGGATGTTACGGATAATCCCAAGCCCGTTGGGGCGTTGATGTTCGCTTGTATGGGGCGGGGCAAAGGGTTGTATAACCAACCTAATTTTGACTCGGGTGTCTTTGCCGACTATGTGGATGTGCCGTTAGCTGGATTCTTCTGTAATGGTGAAATTGGGCCGGTAGAAAGCTCAACTTTTCTGCACGGTTATACGTCGGTGTTTGGGATTATCCGATCGAAACAACCGACTGAATCCTGAGTATTCAGCCAGCCGTCCCAATGTTTTAGGGATGATAGTGACTGTAAGCAAAGCCATAGTTGCCACCGGGAATGCCGCTATGGATATGTACATAGCTCAGAAAGATAGTCGTTAGCAGCAGTTGGGCAATGCAAATGCTGATCAGCCAGCGGGGTTTGCCCCGTAGTAGCCAGGCGACCCAAATATAGGTAAACGGAAACAGAATCGTCAGATAGTGGGCCGGAACGCGGACGCGGGCCAACAGCAGCAAGATTGGCATGATCACACCACCGGCCCAAAGATAATGATTGAGCGGTGTTTGCTCAATTGGGGGGAGGGCTGTTGGGACGGTTAAGGGTGGTTCATTGCGGCGCTGTTTGGCATAGAGCACAATTGCACCGATCGCACTCACGGCTAGGAATAACAGCAGTGCCGCGACGCCAAAAGTCGGTCTCCCCGCGATGGTGGGCATTAAGAGTAACGATCGCCAAAGCACGCCGCCAAATTCGTACTCTAGATTGAGTCCCCAGCTGGTCAATAACCAATGCAGATGGAAATTTGGGGTGAGAATTTCGGCCCAACTCGGTCGGCTGCTGGTCGCTGCCTGGGTGGCAATTTTGCTGATCCAGGGGAGCATCGGCACCAGCCCTAAAGCGGTGCCACTCACCCACCAGCCCCAGCGCGTGAGCCGGCGTTGGCGGCCTGAAATCACCCAGAGGACCAAGCTGCCTTGCCAAAAGAACCCGCTCATGTGAATTTGGCCAATCAGCGTGCCGATCAGGCCCCAGAGCAAGGCACCCCAGCGGGTGCCGCGCCACCAATGGCCGACAAATAGTAAAAATCCCACAATCGGCAGAATATCTTGGGCCCACAACGCCCGTGAAAAATGTACGGCGAGCGGATTCACACTGGCGATCGCGATGCCCCAAAGCCAAATGGGCTGCGTGGGTTTAGGAATATAGCGACGAATAAAGCCGATAAAGAGGGTGATCGCCACAATATTTGAAACCTGTACCCAACGCACCATTTCGATGGGGTCCGTTGCCAGCCAGCGCAAGCCAATAAAGCTCCAAACACTTAAGCCTGGATTGGGAAATCCCACCCCATTGCCCATGCCGAGCCATGGCCAAGCGATGCGGCCTTCGATCACCCCGCTGGCGGTGGTGTACATCCAGATTTCATCGGCTTTCCACTTCATATCCTCGGCCCAAATCAGCCGGAGACCACAGCCGAGCAGAATAAATAGCGCGATCCACCGGTTTTGAGGATCACGGAACGCCCGCCGGAGGCGGTGCAACAGAGAAGGCATAGGGCTAATTTGGGCGAGATAAGGTTAGAAGCGGCTAGGGCGGTTTACGGTTGCGTGAGTCACAAGGCTGAACGGCGCTCGGATCAAGCCAGTGTCGTTTTGCCCTGGAAATAATCTTCGAGTTGCTGCCGATGATCGTGGGACAGCCGGCCCGGTGGAATGTCTTCAGGGTAAAACGCCTGGACATCGATCGTTTCGATGGGGTCAATCCGAATTTCGCCAGTGGCATCGACCTCGACCGCCACACAAATTGAGTGAATGCGTGGATCGCGCTCGAAGCTGGAATATACCCCGACCAAGCGGCGGATTGCGGTAACTTGTAACCCGGTTTCCTCAAATAATTCGCGCTTCGCGACCGTTGCAATATCTTCGCCCCAATCGACCATGCCACCAGGTAAGCCCCAGAGCCCATTATCCCGGCGTTTGGTCAGGATAATCCGGCCATCCGCTAACCGGGCAATGACGCTAGTCCCCGTAACAGGATGTCGAAAAATAATACCGAGAGCCGATTTTGCAAAATGCCAGATTCGACGCATGGGGCAGTGATTCAGGAAGTACAGAGGATTCGAGCGCGGGTCACACGGTATGTTACCAAACTGCGCTCGAATCGGAATATTCCGGCAATAAACTTTAGACGACGAACCTGCCTCGCTGCCGGGGATTGCGCCTAGGGCAGATCGCTAAGCACGTCGATGGGATGCGGTTCGGGCTTGACCTTTTTGTAGATCTTGGCAATTTTCCCCTCTGGATCAATTAAGAACGTATTGCGGGTAATGCCCATATATTCCTTGCCCATGAACTTTTTCAGGCCATAGCTTTCATAAGCAGTGGAGAGTTGGGTATCTTCGTCGATCAGCAATGAGAATGGCAGATTGAACTTATCAATGAACTTATTATGGGATTTGGCATCATTGAGACTCACGCCAAGGACGACCGCATTTTTTTCAGTGAAAGCCTCAAAGTTATCGCGGAAGGCACAGGCTTCTTTATTGCAGCCTGGTGTGTTGTCTTTTGGGTAGAAGTATAGGACGACCCACTTGCCCTGCAATGATTCGAGCGAGACAGTTTCGCCCTTTTCATTTAGGACACTAAAGTCCGGGGCTTGATCCCCAATTTGTAAAGCCATGGTTGCACGTATCACAGGAAATATTGCCGCCGTAATCTACCACGATCGGGTGACCGGTTGAGGGGATAGTGGGTTGGCGGCAGACATGCGTCTGATGTTGGATGCTAACGATCCGGTTGTCTAATTGAGTCGGGATTTCACGATTTGGAGTGCCTCACGCACTTGCTCAAAGCCGGTGCCCCCGAAGCTGTTGCGGGCCGCAACGACTTGGCGCGGGGCGATCGCCTCGTAGATATCCGGCTCAAAGGCGGGATGCAGGGCCTGCCATTCTTCGATGGTCAAATCCTTCAGTAGCTTATTGGCAGCGAGGGAGGTTCGCACAACTTTCCCCACTAAGTTATAAGCCTCGCGGAAGGGCACGCCTTTCGTCGCGAGGTAATCGGCCACGTCTGTGGCATTTGAGAAATCTTCGGCGACGGCCTCAGCTAAGCGTTGGGGCTTAAACTCTAAGCCTTCATTGAACAAAATCGTCATTGCTTCGAGGCAGGCGTTGACGGTTTTGACTGCATCAAATAACCCCTCTTTATCTTCTTGAAAGTCCTTGTTGTAGGCCAAGGGTAATCCCTTAATCACGGTCAGCATCGCTTGCAGATGACCATATACTCGGCCGACTTTGCCTCGCACCAGTTCTGGGACATCGGGATTTTTCTTCTGGGGCATGATGCTCGACCCCGTGGCACAGGCATCGGTGAGTTTGACAAAGCTAAATTCCTGGGAGGCCCAGAAGATCACTTCTTCCGAAATTCGACTCAGATGGGCCATGATCAAGCTCGCCGCGGCCAAGAACTCTACGGCAAAGTCACGATCGCTGACCGCATCCAAGCTATTGCGATAAACGTCTTCAAAGCCCAACAATTCAGCACTGTAATGGCGATCGATCGGAAACGTCGTTCCGGCTAAAGCCCCCGCCCCCAATGGTGAAATATTCACCCGCTTCAGCACATCCCCGAGGCGTTGCCAGTCACGCTCTGCCATTTCGGTATAGGCCAACAGATGGTGCGCCAAGCTAATCGGTTGTGCCCGTTGCAAATGGGTATAGCCGGGAATCAACGTCTCCACATGCTGCTCAGCATGACTGACTAAAGCGGCTTGGTAGGCGCGCAAGGCCACTCGAATCTGGCCAATCTGATCCCTCAGATACAGCCGCGTATCCGTTCCCACTTGATCATTGCGTGATCGACCTGTGTGGAGTTTCTTGCCGATGGCCCCGCAAATTTCGGTTAAGCGATTTTCAACGGCAAAATGCACATCTTCGTCGGCGATCGTTGGGTGAAAGGTTCCCGCCCGATGCTCCGCGCGGATTTGTGCTAAACCATCAACTAACTGAGTGGCTTCTGATTCGCTGATAATTCCCTGTTTGGCCAACATTTTGGCATGGGCTTGGGAACCGGTCAGATCGTATTCAATTAGCTGAATATCAAACCCGATACTGGCGTTAAAAACCTCGATCGCCGGGTGTAAGCTCCCTTCAAACCGTTGGCTCCAGGTTTGTTGAGGCTGGTCATTCGATGGGGTGGAAGCGCCGCTCATGGGGAATCTGCTCAAATTGCTGGAAATCCACTACAGTTGCAGCGCACCAAAACCGATGCCACAAACGACTGTAGGCAATAGGCAGTATAAGCCAACAATTACCCGATTCCCCACAGCAGTTTGTGATTGGCGATCGCGCGGGTGCCGTTTATCCCCAGCTAGACATGTCGCAATTCGAGTCGCTGGATGGGTGTGCCGGCGATCACCATGCCAATTAGCGACCGTCGTTAACCGTACGTGGTAAAGGTTTTGGCCAGATAACCGAAGATTGCGCCCAACAAAAAGGCCCAAACCTGGCCGGTTTTGACGACGTTATTCCACCACTTCGCAAAATCGCCCGAGAGATTGGTTTCTTTAAATTTCGTGGCGACTAAAGACCAATCATCCGGCATGGGCCAGAAGTCGGCACTCATCAGATGGTTTAAGTCAAGCTGACTTAGGATATTGTGCCAGTGGCCAAAATCACCTACGTAGGTATGCATCACATCGATCATGGCGTCTGCTACTCCTCAAAACGTGCACGAATGTCAAAAAACTTGCTTTAGTTCTATTCTGCCCAATCATGATAAAAGAATGGCGAATATCCTTGGGTACAAGTCTACAAGCATCTTTAGGAGATGCACGCATTCATTCAACGATAGTGACGGACATGGCCCGAATTTCCCGGGGTAAATCGACCCGAAACGTTGAGCCTTGACCGGGTTGGCTATGGACAGAAATCTGCCCTCCCATCATTTGCACTAGCCAGCGGGTAATCGCTAAGCCCAACCCGGTGCCTGCATGGCGACGCGTCATACTTTGGTCCACCTGCCGGAATTCCTCAAAAATCCGCGTGATTTCTTCTGTGGCGATACCGATGCCGGTGTCGCTGACCAAGATGACAATACGATCGCTGCTCACTTCCCGGACTTCGACTTCGACCTTGCCCGTTTCGGTGAATTTGATCGCATTGGACAGCAAATTCACGACGACTTGGCGCAGCCGATTACTATCGTTGACGATATAGGGATCCTCAAGGCCGGAATGCAGCAAGAGCTGCAGCTTTTTTTGATCAGCGAGGGAGCGGAGCTCATCGGCGGTCGTTGCGAGTAAATCGGAGATCCGAAACCGCTCGGGTTTTAACTCCAGCCGCCCTGCTTCAATTTTTGACAGGTCAAGAATGTCATTGATTAAGGTGAGGAGATGTTTCCCATTATTCAAAATCCGGTTGACCATATCGAGCTGCGGCTCGGAGAGCTGACTTTGTTGGCGTAGCAGCAGCTGTGAGAAGCCAATGATTGCGTTCATTGGGGTGCGCAGTTCGTGGGACATCGTCGCCAGGAATTGTGATTTTAGTTGTGCGGCTTCAAGCAAGCGCAGGTTTTGAATTTGGATTTGCTGCCGTTGGTTTTCGAGTTCCTGGTTTTGCTCTGCCAGAATCGTATTTTGGAACGCGAGGCGTTCTTCCCGCTCTTCCAAGGTGTTAATCAGTTGGGCGTTCGTTAGGGAAATGGCTGCCTGTTCGCCAAAGGCCACGAGCAGTTGCAGGTCTTCATCGTCAAACACGCGATCGTGCTGCCAATTGCCGACCGCTAGGACGCCTAAGCGCCCGCCTTGTGGGGCTTCGATCGCCACTGTGCAGAGTGCTGCCGGCATTTTTTGACCGTTTTGTTGGCGTTCTGCTCGTGGGATACGGACAATTTGGGATTCCCCCGTTTGAAACACCTGGCCGAGGACGCCGGAATCGGGATCAAAGGTGGATTCAATCCCGCGGATATCCCGCATCCCCACCGTTGCCGTGAGTTCTAGCTTTTGAGTCTTGGGATTATGTAAGACGATCAGGCCAAACTCAGCGGCCGTAATCGTGTCACAAACGGCATCAATCATCACCTGGAGCAGGCCTGGTAAATTACTGAGCCGTTGATTTAACAAATCAGTCAGATGTTGCAATGTGCTGAGTTGCTGCTGTTGTTCGACAAGCGCTACCCCGGCGGATTGTCGATCGGCTTCGGTGGCTTGGGCGATCGCCTGGAGCTGTTGGTTTTCTTCGCGGACTTTATTGAGCTGTTTAAATGCGGCAGTGGCTTTAATTTCGGTGCGCCGGAGCCGTACAGCATTCCAAACCCGGTGATAGAGCGTATCTGGCGATAGCTCATGCTTCGATAAAAAGTCACCGGCCCCTGCCGCTAAGAGGGTTTCCGCATGCCGCTGGTTATTCTCCGGAAGTAGTAATAATGTGGCGCTGGGCCAGTCTTCGCGCTGAATTCGTTGAACCAGTTGGATGGCATCGTCATTCCCCAAGTCTGCGTCAATTAATACGCAGTCAAAGCCTTCACTCTCTAAGGCAGCGATCGCCACTGCCCGACTTTCTACCTCAACCGCCGGGAACTCAATTCCGGCTAACTGCAGCGACTGGCCAATCATCATCCGATCGACTGCACTATCATCTACCACCAGCAGTTTGAGGTTTGATTCCATAAATTTGGAGGCGATCGCCCAACGAATACCGCAAATACCGCATACCGTGGCGTGATCTGAACCGCGTCAATGATTCGGTATCGGTTAATGACCTAATGTCGTTTTAGCACAGGACGATGCACGGCAGAATCTACCCCATAGGGCATTCTGGCGCAGATCCCTCGCTGGTTGAATGTGTTCTTTAAATCACATCACTTTTGATGTGTCTGGTGCGGGGTTGCCGGATATTGCGGGACACTTCACCGGGGAATTTCGGTTAATCACTGCAGAACGACCTACAATTGGGACAAATGACCCTTCGAAATAGCAGACAATTCAGCTTCGAATTCAACTCCTGAAAGTCTCGGTAATTGCCACGTCACAGGTTTTAGTAAAGGAACCATTAATATTCTCCGGATGCAGAGTTTGGTGCGCGGCAATATCACTGGTAACAGGGATAGGTAATCATCACGGTTTCTATACCATTTGATAGACTGCTTGCCGAAATTTGCGGATAACCCCAACCTGGGGCATAGGTAGATTTCAAGATTTCTTGAAATCTACCTAGACCAGCAGCCATATGCCTTGGGAGATGTCATCTTGGTGATGGGGGAAACTGCATTCGGGGCATCTTGAAGTACAGACTCTCTTTTTAAAACTGTGGAAGTTGTTTCTAATGAATGATATTCGGATTGCATTGATTGAGGACCATGACCTCACCCGCGTGGGAATGCGGACGGCGCTTCAGCAAAAGCCCGGTTTCCGGGTCGTTGGCGAGGCTTCCAACGCAAATGACGGTCTGCGCCTACTCAACATGTCGAAGCCGGATGTGGCGATCGTCGATATCGGCTTGCCCGATATGGATGGGATTGAGTTGACTCGGCGCTTCAAGGCGACTCAAGCGGATTTGGCGGAAACAGCGGACACTAAGATTTTGATCTTGACGCTGCAGGATCTCGAGGAAACAGTGATGGCTGCGTTTGCTGCTGGAGCTGATTCCTACTGTATGAAAGATGTCAGCTTAGATCAATTGTTGGAAGCCTTACGCGTGACCCGAGAAGGGAACGCCTGGATTGACCCCGCGATTGCCCGGATTGTTCTGACCCAAGCGAAGTCGCCTCAATCGATGGTGCGTGCGGATGCGACGAACCCGGATGGTAAGCCGCTGGAAGCCTATGCGTTGACGGAGCGGGAACTGGAAGTGCTGCAGTTGATTGTGGATGGTCACAGCAATGCTTCGATCGCCGATAAGCTGTTCATCACGGTCGGGACAGTCAAGACCCACGTGCGCAATATCTTAAATAAGTTATGTGCGGATGATCGGACCCAAGCGGCTGTCCGCGCCCTGCGAACTGGATTAGTTTGTTAGGTCTTGATCCCTAACTCGACTCCTAAATGGGTTTGGTAATGGCCGCCGATCCGCTTGAAGCGGTGATTTGGGATGCGGTCAAGTTGGTTTTCGGTATCCTATGCGACTGTTTGGGGCCGCGCGATTGTCGGGGATTTGCGTGAATCGTTCAGTCCGGGAGGGGGACTGCGCGATCGTCGGTTTACATTACACCTCAATAATTTTGCGGATGCGGCCTAGATTTCCTACGGCAGAATAGAGCATGATCAAACACGTCGAATGGATTCAACGAGCACGCTATAGTTGATTCTGTTCGGAGCGATTGTGTTTGCTTCCTCGTCGTATCACATTTTTCAACTGCTATGGCCGGGATTGCACCTACTACGCGGGCTGAATTGAGCCAACGTCGAAAACAACTGCGTCGTCAGCGACGGACGCAGCAATTTCGATCGACCATCCGATTTTTAGTTGTATCGGGTCTTGCTGCAGGTGCCCTTTGGTCATTGCGACAGCCTGTTTGGGTGATCCGTAATTCCGCACAATTACGGGTGGAAGGGAATCGCTATCTGTCGGACCAGACGATTCGCAATTTGGTGCCAATCAAGTATCCTCAATCAATTTTTCGGACCCAGCCCCATACGATTGTCACAGCCCTGAAAAAACGTGCGCCGCTGTCCCAGGTGCAAGTCGATCGCCAATTGTTTCCGCCCGAGTTGATTGTGCGGGTGCGTGAACAAACGCCGGTAGCGGCCGTGCATACAAAAAATCAGAAGGGGGGGCAGCCCACGACCAAACCCGACTTGCTATTGGATGCCGAAGGTCGCCTGATTCCCTTGGAGACATTTGAGAGTTTGGAGCAGGGGATTAAGCTGCCACAGTTACAGGTTTTGGGGGATCCAAAAGAATATCGTCAATATTGGTCAACGTTTTACCAAGGCATCAATCAGAGTTCTGTGTCGATCCAACGGATTGATTGGCGTCAGCCCAATAATGTCGTGTTGGCAACGAGTTTAGGTGCAATTCATTTGGGTGCCTATGGCCAGAATATGTTTACCCGCCAACTACGCGCCCTAGAGGGGCTTAAGAGCCTGACAAAGAAGGTTCCTAGCAATCAGATTGACTATATTGACCTCCGTAATCCGAACGCTCCAGCGGTACAAAAAAGGTCTGCTGCTCCCCCGTTGGCCCAATCCGTTGCGCCATAAGGTGATATCTGTGGCAGAATTTGCCCAGTTTTGTGGCAGAATGTCCCGGAAAGATATGCCACTATGTAGACCACAATAGTGCCTTCCTCAAGATTGGCTGTTTTATCAATTCATTTTTAGTAGAATTGATGCTTCGTTAGTTCGGGTCTTGCCCCCGGTTAGGCTAACTGTCATAACTGTTCACATATCCTGCAAATTCGAAATGACCTTTAGCAACGCGTCAGACCCATCATCACCTCAGGCTGGTGCCGAACAGCGCCCTGAATTTTCGACTGAACGGCAACACCTGTCAGTGGTAGAGTCTAGCGAGACGTTTAACGGTCCTGCGAATGATGATGCAACCGCGGATCCTGGCGCAGATGCTGGTTACGCAACGACCCCCGGAGAATATGAAATGAGTGGTGAAATTTTGCCGAGTAGTGTGGCTCGCATTAAGGTGATCGGTGTG from Romeriopsis navalis LEGE 11480 harbors:
- a CDS encoding FIST signal transduction protein — protein: IGTDSQGIVHEVEDDMLVSFTLATLPDVSVHAFHVETEELPDLDGSPNAWVDLIGVSPASEPQFVVFVDPMSEGINDFLAGLDYAYPRLPKVGGLASSGFGSTKNGLFCGDRFHRSGAVGIALSGNIVLDTIVAQGCRPVGPPYWVTESERNVILGLRTDGETEQAEQPPLEMLRDMVSELDEADQELAKDALFVGIAQNSFKQILEPGDFLVRNLLGFDPRQGALAIGDRVRAGQRIQFHLRDAAASAEDLEVLMQRYRKDVTDNPKPVGALMFACMGRGKGLYNQPNFDSGVFADYVDVPLAGFFCNGEIGPVESSTFLHGYTSVFGIIRSKQPTES
- a CDS encoding NUDIX hydrolase encodes the protein MRRIWHFAKSALGIIFRHPVTGTSVIARLADGRIILTKRRDNGLWGLPGGMVDWGEDIATVAKRELFEETGLQVTAIRRLVGVYSSFERDPRIHSICVAVEVDATGEIRIDPIETIDVQAFYPEDIPPGRLSHDHRQQLEDYFQGKTTLA
- the bcp gene encoding thioredoxin-dependent thiol peroxidase; amino-acid sequence: MALQIGDQAPDFSVLNEKGETVSLESLQGKWVVLYFYPKDNTPGCNKEACAFRDNFEAFTEKNAVVLGVSLNDAKSHNKFIDKFNLPFSLLIDEDTQLSTAYESYGLKKFMGKEYMGITRNTFLIDPEGKIAKIYKKVKPEPHPIDVLSDLP
- the argH gene encoding argininosuccinate lyase — its product is MSGASTPSNDQPQQTWSQRFEGSLHPAIEVFNASIGFDIQLIEYDLTGSQAHAKMLAKQGIISESEATQLVDGLAQIRAEHRAGTFHPTIADEDVHFAVENRLTEICGAIGKKLHTGRSRNDQVGTDTRLYLRDQIGQIRVALRAYQAALVSHAEQHVETLIPGYTHLQRAQPISLAHHLLAYTEMAERDWQRLGDVLKRVNISPLGAGALAGTTFPIDRHYSAELLGFEDVYRNSLDAVSDRDFAVEFLAAASLIMAHLSRISEEVIFWASQEFSFVKLTDACATGSSIMPQKKNPDVPELVRGKVGRVYGHLQAMLTVIKGLPLAYNKDFQEDKEGLFDAVKTVNACLEAMTILFNEGLEFKPQRLAEAVAEDFSNATDVADYLATKGVPFREAYNLVGKVVRTSLAANKLLKDLTIEEWQALHPAFEPDIYEAIAPRQVVAARNSFGGTGFEQVREALQIVKSRLN
- a CDS encoding ATP-binding protein, yielding MESNLKLLVVDDSAVDRMMIGQSLQLAGIEFPAVEVESRAVAIAALESEGFDCVLIDADLGNDDAIQLVQRIQREDWPSATLLLLPENNQRHAETLLAAGAGDFLSKHELSPDTLYHRVWNAVRLRRTEIKATAAFKQLNKVREENQQLQAIAQATEADRQSAGVALVEQQQQLSTLQHLTDLLNQRLSNLPGLLQVMIDAVCDTITAAEFGLIVLHNPKTQKLELTATVGMRDIRGIESTFDPDSGVLGQVFQTGESQIVRIPRAERQQNGQKMPAALCTVAIEAPQGGRLGVLAVGNWQHDRVFDDEDLQLLVAFGEQAAISLTNAQLINTLEEREERLAFQNTILAEQNQELENQRQQIQIQNLRLLEAAQLKSQFLATMSHELRTPMNAIIGFSQLLLRQQSQLSEPQLDMVNRILNNGKHLLTLINDILDLSKIEAGRLELKPERFRISDLLATTADELRSLADQKKLQLLLHSGLEDPYIVNDSNRLRQVVVNLLSNAIKFTETGKVEVEVREVSSDRIVILVSDTGIGIATEEITRIFEEFRQVDQSMTRRHAGTGLGLAITRWLVQMMGGQISVHSQPGQGSTFRVDLPREIRAMSVTIVE
- a CDS encoding response regulator yields the protein MNDIRIALIEDHDLTRVGMRTALQQKPGFRVVGEASNANDGLRLLNMSKPDVAIVDIGLPDMDGIELTRRFKATQADLAETADTKILILTLQDLEETVMAAFAAGADSYCMKDVSLDQLLEALRVTREGNAWIDPAIARIVLTQAKSPQSMVRADATNPDGKPLEAYALTERELEVLQLIVDGHSNASIADKLFITVGTVKTHVRNILNKLCADDRTQAAVRALRTGLVC
- a CDS encoding cell division protein FtsQ/DivIB; its protein translation is MAGIAPTTRAELSQRRKQLRRQRRTQQFRSTIRFLVVSGLAAGALWSLRQPVWVIRNSAQLRVEGNRYLSDQTIRNLVPIKYPQSIFRTQPHTIVTALKKRAPLSQVQVDRQLFPPELIVRVREQTPVAAVHTKNQKGGQPTTKPDLLLDAEGRLIPLETFESLEQGIKLPQLQVLGDPKEYRQYWSTFYQGINQSSVSIQRIDWRQPNNVVLATSLGAIHLGAYGQNMFTRQLRALEGLKSLTKKVPSNQIDYIDLRNPNAPAVQKRSAAPPLAQSVAP